Proteins encoded by one window of Bactrocera oleae isolate idBacOlea1 chromosome 4, idBacOlea1, whole genome shotgun sequence:
- the tou gene encoding uncharacterized protein tou isoform X5, whose protein sequence is MKNMDKNAGGDGSDGKSGVGVGLGGGGSGKAGSSASGGGGAGVHDPSALLDAASLFAYWGRDPTSAAAAASNPLFNSQFNAAAAAGLGLLQNPASAANDRYSIAAAAAAAASHHHQNTMAVAASQAASLASLHPASWWSMAQLAAQDYFTRLQASGLSPFAHPDVMAAFGPAALGLGGAAGAGGTGVNSAGGGVGALGAGAGGSNVGSGSSSSSNSKSSKSRKEKRQQQQQAQQQQQQNLAAAAAAAAAAAVSANPAAALASMHGLVGAGGSLNPSSMGMGGSGSTGNTTGVGGSSGGSSSSYKSSSTNYSKPSVSPVLPPPPGSAYDPVQLHKELLAMQVAAASGGSSSSSSSKKSSSHHHTQSHQSSNNNSSGGGGGVSGGSSGLGMSSGASSSLGGSSSNNSNKNSPMSSVGNAAMHHLSALGGNVGGSNSTAHHINALMSPHGSLGGSSGMGSVGSNMGASSSGGSNSSASSSKAERDKNNASLNALSSLSQFGALGMSPQQSMQAAMNAFAASNPAAAAAAAAAASAAVGGGKGGKDYMPSGILSAALEGNDHQSLLGVRLPPDTEIIKYTSSIVGPKIPGTTSRGRKKTISDEQQQQQQLLAQQQQLQQQQLQKQELDATNALSSLLSIPGLSPAKRARLEMEYAAMAAAVNVAQQQQHQQQQQQQQQAQQQAQQQQQQAQQQAQQQQQQAQQQQQAQQQLQQQHQHALNVAAASGFGGIGVGGTNATTAAQAAAAAAAAAAALGQLSGPAAAAALSASGLGMGAPMGLPGLGGLGALSGVGGLGNPSGRLDAHALGATTLSATPSNSRDSSTDRVEVIKLPPTITSNGAYNLSNKNKDLLDLTGDNSSGAGVNLSMKSSTSTATTNATTAASALIGTAANPIMIEDYDAPLNLSMKPADKQSSSACMSSSMVGGSSDYSSPVNMGGTVAVPTGSGGSNSLQSLTSITAALGGGSSTPLPGSGASSSGGNAGSSGSAGSSSGGGGSGGERSGQTPFKEGRPRNLGRGVSKPKKNTVASLLAQSRAVGIKPMLATQQLLQQGADLEKIRQALNEANAQLDLSTDSESVAAESGLSESESEDANILNVTELRVPLDLGWKRETVIRGLTKAGQIRGEVVYYAPGGTVPLKNIGQVISHLEKNPSKLTRDNFSFSSRAIVGSFLQPAPPPYANDGEYIRMTDEDVAKRLEDLKIFTRQTLNVEQRIEIAKQQQAIRDAKKQQKEEMARNKEKARQEKNEKLEQQRKEKELKNQQMIEARKKRQEELERIKQEELLKKQQEKEKKRQEAILAKEQELQKQKEALLAAEMERERRRQHMALVRQLEARRKFVEREKKKHQMILDRLILREKRMAIRKRDSEILAQIRKPNEDSEVAHPHELPELERIGGNRLPGQAMADLLMVFEFLHNFGETLGFDMESLPSLQNLHDALISDSNPDAEEELLSVMTHLLVCAIEDPGIPNPGRHTTLLGQSLRNADITNSNVSEILRIYLYATATGEIRQLHGITMDRERERRIPDHHQVDAETASHSGKNAEYYKLLHENETWKLSHSLKNRPFVALNPTRKAQILAHLCNDLLMNKAVLKQIDGSLETCAQMRKEKYMTDMKVRKYKALHQRKARIEAYEKAQAEREAAMQAAIAAQQKADAERMQKEAEAAAAAAEAAANAAAAATTNATTEKLSEEKDDDSGSGAAVDGANGGETLVSSNTNNVSPAGAEHNNNNSSGITNNGEHHNKDDIDIATAHVEKMDVDGDVSIINNCDESNTMKAEKENQSLPLCADASAATIVGVNNLADPTLPHALPTPTLPNVFDGLKYDVSPTKGYNSDNAVTPSKQPKLDESIVGVPAYQNGIANMPTGLSGVCPTTAMAHAATPSDLTNLLPKKTGNDEQTMSTDVGLDDDLSDLESEITNVEEDEDNRLSADELQKKLDKILRASMNCKELLEKSTNQLRATCFGQDRFWRRYWKLPKAGGIFIEALESAQNDIFHYQEILELEAEEARATKLLNGESEAKQECKEEDGEEADEEGADTENADEGAEVDCNKESGNICKTDDDAGKCVESTATTLPVKETDEKMQIDDIAEVTTTVTNPTVINTSNNTNGDVCNMTPAAVIDDDDDDVVLTSKDEPEIVDLRDDDDDDDDVVHTATIPAPKRMDIDVDNYGLSKKPHVDAATISTKTDFEAEIKIPAIPAQFNAAIAAAAAAAAAAAAAANANATAANVIGEKNCDKNEFAMLSPSASGSASPMTMPTPTSTPMPMPMPLPMSLPVVTGLPGNANNTIVSCSNSNIINSMMTSVPGNAAGSIGVTDVSSTTAAIIDSVVKAEDLKKEDDCIIVSATSADDALFKQPVNVSDKWFSILDRELPLMSTEPMDEASLKEYKMSIANISCDSLFQTQGHPWEVQNVVPFFNVTLDECKVDPTKFVQECILSLSGIDEKQMETKLREYEQKMLMAANAAAEGTDADTVLASPADSKNCLESPRQRLKSEDAAESGDEEEEDEQKYESDCKPSTSAAAAAKSTTTPAIKTDAVKSEEHEEERAEEKKFLPYLNDTKAESGVECKPNKEANDAANGEAKEHDFNTVRLEIRMDDIAGMSIQNLANMSLQNLTTFLQYDVQTPLSMTPEEQKLLEEVKKEGFPKKLVGAYVPRDLRYGWWKIDTFEMLQRVIDSLDPSGLRERDLQENLLRFMQQEDPPTIGIKYPLASKPGEDVPYMQPDKRHDWNPKIAKRTELALLDQLEALEDKIASASMQLKNWQLPPRIENEINLELEDITEEDFISIIPMIRERIIDLEANIERRYLKPPLGSQTGDAHLAVIAQNQHTTTQTQNSAAAAAFLLQMQQQQAAAAQQQLINMQTQQTQNVINASAFNERAMAIAAANAAAAAAAAGNASGDAAGGHTANTSGNNSGGDSPASNCDSEKDEKVENIPKGLASWRDAVARSHTTAQLAMALYVLESCVAWDKSIMKATKAKANKSTKDKKSKSSKNEPPPKAKSTKKKQDKAPAQPTPRSTPTSVLTKAAKKGANQEDKTPASAKRAETYSKRKRESPAPQVMDSNASKASKKAKTQTTTAAAAQSPKTQTTPSSRFRYQRKAKTPTTGYVISYVEPPSPFSEDTPVEEESSNSSASVHEAPANVTSEEPERTKTKVNDDARQPSTPKSHKRAKSHKHKKRKKKKHELGSQSEEEADVTLSGSPAKASRMNGVVIATSCVENGGGSLNGAESTGGANQHGNVNGAKPPLTTTIKFNVKAQNENNAKKTRSSSNKKHKRRR, encoded by the exons ATGAAAAACATGGACAAAAATGCCGGCGGCGACGGCAGCGATGGCAAATCGGGTGTCGGCGTCGGTCTGGGTGGTGGCGGCAGTGGTAAGGCCGGCTCTAGCGCCAGTGGGGGCGGTGGAGCCGGAGTGCACGATCCCTCCGCATTGTTGGATGCCGCCTCGCTATTCG CTTATTGGGGCCGTGATCCAACAAGCGCTGCCGCAGCCGCTTCCAATCCGCTATTTAATTCACAATTTAATGCTGCCGCAGCAGCCGGCTTGGGCTTGTTGCAGAATCCGGCTAGTGCAGCAAATGATCGCTATTCGATAGCAGCTGCAGCAGCGGCCGCCGCGTCACATCATCATCAGAACACCATGGCAGTGGCGGCCTCTCAGGCGGCCAGTTTGGCTAGCCTGCATCCTGCAA GTTGGTGGTCCATGGCCCAACTGGCAGCTCAAGACTATTTCACCCGCCTGCAAGCTTCCGGCCTCTCGCCGTTCGCACATCCCGATGTGATGGCTGCATTTGGTCCAGCAGCACTGGGTCTGGGTGGAGCGGCCGGTGCCGGTGGTACAGGAGTCAACAGCGCTGGTGGTGGTGTCGGTGCTTTGGGTGCCGGTGCGGGTGGCAGTAACGTGGGCAGTGGCAGCAGTTCATCGTCGAACAGCAAATCAAGTAAATCCCGCAAAGAGAAAcgtcagcaacagcagcaggcacaacaacagcaacaacagaatTTAGCTGCAGCTGCagcggcggcagcagcagcggctGTAAGTGCTAATCCGGCGGCAGCTTTGGCTAGCATGCATGGCTTGGTGGGCGCGGGTGGTTCGCTTAATCCCTCCTCGATGGGCATGGGCGGTAGTGGCAGTACTGGCAATACCACGGGTGTCGGTGGCAGCAGCGGCGGCAGTAGTTCGTCGTACAAA TCGAGTTCAACCAACTATAGTAAACCATCTGTGAGTCCGGTTTTACCACCACCACCCGGTTCGGCGTACGATCCAGTACAGCTACATAAAGAATTATTGGCAATGCAAGTGGCAGCCGCGTCTGGTGGCTCTTCCAGTTCCTCATCGTCGAAGAAATCCTCATCACATCATCATACACAGTCGCACcagagcagcaacaacaacagcagtggtggtggtggcggtgtAAGTGGTGGTAGCAGTGGCTTAGGTATGTCCAGTGGCGCTTCCTCGTCACttggcggcagcagcagcaacaactccAATAAAAACTCACCCATGAGCAGTGTCGGCAATGCGGCCATGCATCACTTGAGCGCTTTGGGTGGCAATGTGGGCGGCAGCAATTCCACAGCGCATCACATAAATGCGTTAATGTCGCCGCATGGTTCATTGGGCGGCAGCAGTGGCATGGGTAGCGTTGGCAGTAATATGGGTGCTAGCAGTAGTGGTGGTAGCAATAGTTCGGCTTCGAGCAGTAAAGCAGAACGTGACAAGAATAACGCTTCGTTAAATGCACTCAGCTCGCTTTCACAGTTCGGCGCACTCGGCATGAGCCCACAGCAAAGCATGCAGGCCGCAATGAATGCGTTTGCCGCATCTAATCCAGCAGCtgcagctgcagcagcagcagcagcgtcgGCGGCGGTTGGTGGTGGCAAAGGTGGCAAAGATTACATGCCAAGTGGTATACTCAG TGCTGCACTGGAAGGAAA TGATCATCAATCCTTGCTGGGTGTACGATTGCCGCCCGACACGGAGATCATCAAGTATACATCATCGATTGTGGGACCTAAAATACCCGGCACTACTTCACGTGGACGCAAGAAAACGATTTCAgacgaacaacaacagcaacaacaattactcgcacaacaacagcaactgcaacaacagcaattgcaaAAACAAGAGCTGGACGCCACAAATGCGCTCTCCTCGCTGCTCTCCATACCAGGTCTGAGTCCGGCTAAGCGAGCTCGCCTCGAAATGGAGTATGCAGCAATGGCGGCAGCGGTGAATGTAgctcaacagcaacaacaccagcagcagcagcaacagcaacaacaggcCCAACAACAagcgcagcagcaacaacaacaggcgcaacaacaagcacagcagcagcaacaacaggcgcagcagcagcaacaagcacaacaacaattgcaacaacagcacCAGCATGCATTAAATGTGGCCGCAGCAAGCGGTTTTGGTGGCATCGGTGTCGGTGGCACAAATGCCACCACCGCAGCacaagcagcagcagcggcggcggctGCGGCAGCTGCGCTTGGACAATTGAGTGGTCCGGCCGCAGCGGCAGCTTTAAGCGCCAGTGGACTTGGTATGGGTGCACCGATGGGCTTGCCCGGACTCGGCGGTTTGGGTGCTTTGAGTGGCGTTGGCGGTTTAGGCAACCCATCCGGACGTTTGGATGCGCACGCACTTGGCGCAACCACGCTAAGTGCCACGCCTAGCAATAGTCGTGACTCATCAACGGACCGTGTCGAAGTGATAAAACTACCGCCAACAATAACCTCGAACGGCGCCTACAATCTATCGAATAAAAACAAAGACTTACTTGATTTGACGGGAGACAATAGTAGCGGTGCTGGTGTAAATCTCAGCATGAAATCATCCACCTCCACCGCTACGACCAATGCCACAACAGCCGCCTCAGCGCTCATCGGTACCGCGGCCAATCCCATAATGATCGAGGACTACGATGCGCCATTGAATTTATCAATGAAACCGGCTGATAAACAGAGTTCCTCCGCCTGCATGTCATCCTCAATGGTGGGCGGCAGTAGCGACTACAGCAGTCCGGTGAATATGGGCGGTACCGTGGCAGTGCCTACGGGCAGCGGTGGTTCGAATAGTTTGCAAAGCTTGACGTCGATAACAGCAGCGCTGGGCGGTGGCAGTAGCACACCGCTGCCAGGTAGTGGCGCCAGCAGCAGTGGTGGCAATGCGGGCAGCAGTGGTTCGGCCGGTTCCAGCAGCGGCGGTGGCGGTAGTGGTGGTGAACGTTCAGGGCAAACGCCTTTTAAGGAGGGGCGGCCACGCAATCTCGGACGCGGCGTGTCGAAGCCGAAGAAAAACACCGTCGCTTCATTGTTGGCACAGTCACGTGCAGTGGGCATAAAACCAATGCTAGCTACACAGCAGTTGCTGCAGCAAGGCGCTGATTTG GAGAAAATCCGACAGGCGTTAAATGAAGCGAATGCACAACTGGATCTCTCGACCGATTCCGAAAGCGTTGCCGCCGAAAGTGGGCTCTCTGAGTCGGAGAGCGAAGATGCCAACATTCTGAATGTAACCGAACTACGTGTGCCACTCGACTTGGGCTGGAAGCGTGAGACGGTCATACGTGGCCTAACGAAGGCGGGTCAAATACGCGGCGAAGTCGTTTATTATGCGCCCGGTGGTACAGTGCCGCTAAAGAACATTGGTCAAGTGATCTCT CATTTGGAGAAGAATCCATCGAAGCTGACGCGTGACAATTTCAGCTTTTCATCGCGTGCTATAGTCGGTTCATTTCTACAGCCCGCACCACCGCCATACGCCAACGACGGCGAGTACATACGCATGACCGACGAAGATGTCGCTAAGCGTTTGGaggatttgaaaattttcacgcGCCAAACCTTGAATGTGGAGCAACGCATCGAAATTGCTAAGCAACAGCAGGCCATACGCGATGCGAAGAAACAGCAAAAGGAGGAAATGGCGCGCAACAAGGAAAAAGCACGGCAGGAAAAAAACGAGAAGCTTGAGCAGCAACGTAAAGAAAAGGAGTTAAAAAACCAGCAAATGATTGAG GCGCGCAAGAAGCGTCAAGAAGAACTAGAACGCATCAAGCAAGAGGAGCTGCTCAAGAAACAACAG GAAAAAGAAAAGAAACGTCAAGAAGCTATTTTAGCTAAAGAACAG GAACTCCAAAAACAAAAGGAAGCATTACTTGCCGCCGAGATG GAACGCGAACGCCGTCGTCAACATATGGCACTTGTGCGCCAGCTGGAGGCGCGCCGCAAGTTTGTCGAGCGTGAGAAGAAGAAGCATCAAATGATTTTAGACCGTCTGATATTGCGTGAGAAGCGTATGGCTATACGAAAGCGTGATTCTGAAATTTTAGCACAAATAAG AAAACCAAACGAGGACTCTGAAGTTGCACATCCACACGAGTTACCCGAGCTGGAACGCATCGGGGGAAATCGTTTACCTGGTCAAGCTATGGCCGATCTACTAATGGTATTCGAATTCTTGCATAACTTTGGTGAAACCTTAGGATTCG ACATGGAGTCACTGCCTAGCTTGCAAAACCTGCACGACGCACTGATTAGTGACAGCAATCCCGACGCTGAGGAGGAGCTGCTATCTGTTATGACTCATCTGCTGGTGTGCGCCATCGAAGACCCCGGTATACCGAATCCGGGTCGACACACCACACTGCTCGGACAATCGTTGCGTAACGCAGACATTACCAATTCGAATGTTTCGGAGATACTACGCATTTATCTGTATGCCACCGCCACTGGTGAGATACGTCAACTGCACGGCATAACCATGGATCGTGAGCGCGAGCGTCGCATACCCGATCATCATCAGGTGGACGCCGAAACCGCTTCGCATTCAGGCAAAAATGCCGAATACTACAAATTATTACATGAAAATGAAACTTGGAAATTATCACATTCGCTCAAGAATCGTCCGTTTGTCGCATTAAATCCCACACGCAAAGCACAAATACTCGCCCATCTCTGCAATGACCTGCTAATGAACAAGGCGGTGCTGAAGCAGATCGATGGCAGCCTAGAGACATGCGCACAAATGCGCAAAGAGAAGTACATGACCGACATGAAGGTGCGCAAATATAAGGCGCTGCATCAACGCAAGGCACGCATTGAGGCGTACGAGAAGGCGCAGGCCGAACGCGAGGCGGCAATGCAAGCAGCCATTGCCGCGCAGCAGAAAGCCGATGCCGAGCGTATGCAGAAGGAGGCGGAGGCCGCAGCGGCGGCCGCTGAAGCTGCAGCGAATGCCGCCGCGGCAGCGACTACTAATGCTACGACAGAGAAGCTGAGTGAAGAGAAGGATGACGACAGTGGCAGCGGCGCAGCAGTTGATGGCGCTAACGGCGGCGAAACGCTTGTCAGCAGTAACACGAATAATGTCTCACCCGCTGGCGCGGaacataataataacaacagcagcggCATCACCAATAATGGTGAGCATCACAACAAGGATGATATTGATATAGCAACGGCACATGTCGAGAAAATGGACGTTGACGGCGATGTGTCCATCATTAATAATTGCGATGAATCAAACACCATGAAAGCCGAAAAAGAGAATCAGTCACTACCTTTGTGCGCAGACGCAAGCGCTGCAACAATTGTTGGCGTGAACAATCTGGCAGATCCAACACTGCCACATGCGTTGCCGACGCCAACGTTACCCAACGTCTTCGACGGTCTAAAGTACGATGTGAGCCCCACAAAAGGCTACAACAGCGATAACGCGGTGACGCCCAGCAAGCAACCCAAGTTAGATGAGTCCATCGTTGGTGTGCCAGCCTATCAGAATGGCATCGCCAACATGCCAACCGGTTTGTCCGGCGTTTGCCCTACAACAGCAATGGCACACGCAGCAACGCCGTCCGATTTGACTAATCTGTTGCCGAAAAAGACGGGCAACGATGAGCAGACAATGTCGACCGATGTGGGCTTGGACGATGATCTCAGCGACTTGGAATCGGAGATTACAAATGTAGAAGAAGACGAGGACAATCGTTTGAGCGCGGATGAGCTACAGAAAAAGCTCGATAAGATATTACGCGCGTCCATGAATTGCAAAGAGTTGCTGGAGAAGAGCACGAATCAGCTGCGCGCCACATGTTTTGGACAAGATCGTTTCTGGCGACGCTATTGGAAGTTGCCGAAAGCAGGCGGTATCTTCATCGAAGCATTGGAATCTGCACAGAATGATATATTCCACTATCAGGAAATTTTGGAGTTGGAAGCGGAAGAGGCGCGTGCCACTAAACTGTTGAATGGCGAAAGTGAGGCTAAACAGGAATGCAAAGAGGAGGACGGCGAAGAGGCTGATGAGGAGGGTGCAGATACAGAGAATGCTGACGAAGGCGCTGAGGTCGATTGCAACAAGGAGAGTGGGAACATATGTAAAACTGATGACGATGCAGGCAAATGTGTGGAGAGCACAGCTACAACTTTACCTGTGAAGGAGACAGATGAAAAAATGCAAATCGATGACATAGCCGAAGTGACCACAACTGTGACCAATCCAACTGTCAtaaacaccagcaacaacaccaaTGGCGATGTCTGCAACATGACGCCAGCTGCAGTGATAGACGATGACGACGACGACGTCGTGCTAACTAGCAAAGACGAACCCGAGATTGTAGATTTGCGCGATGACGATGACGACGATGATGACGTCGTGCATACCGCCACAATACCGGCGCCGAAGCGCATGGACATCGATGTGGACAACTACGGCTTGAGTAAAAAGCCACATGTCGACGCAGCCACCATCTCCACCAAGACCGACTTCGAGGCCGAGATCAAAATACCAGCCATACCAGCGCAATTCAATGCAGCAATtgccgccgctgctgctgctgccgcagcCGCTGCAGCTGCAGCCAATGCCAACGCCACGGCGGCAAATGTTATCGGCGAAAAAAACTGTGATAAAAATGAGTTTGCAATGTTGTCGCCGTCAGCGTCTGGCTCAGCGTCGCCGATGACGATGCCAACACCGACATCAACACCTATGCCGATGCCAATGCCATTACCGATGTCGCTGCCAGTAGTAACGGGATTACCAGGCAACGCCAACAACACAATCGTCAgctgcagcaacagcaacattaTCAACTCTATGATGACCAGCGTTCCAGGCAATGCTGCTGGTAGCATTGGCGTCACGGATGTGAGCAGCACAACAGCAGCCATTATCGATAGCGTTGTGAAGGCCGAGGACTTAAAGAAGGAGGATGACTGCATTATCGTGTCGGCCACGAGCGCCGATGACGCCCTCTTCAAACAGCCGGTAAATGTCTCAGATAAGTGGTTTTCGATACTCGATCGCGAATTGCCATTGATGTCGACCGAGCCGATGGATGAAGCCAGCCTCAAAGAGTACAAGATGTCTATCGCAAATATCTCATGCGACTCTCTCTTCCAGACACAGGGCCATCCGTGGGAGGTGCAGAATGTCGTGCCGTTCTTCAACGTAACACTGGACGAATGCAAAGTGGATCCAACAAAATTCGTGCAGGAATGCATACTATCGCTTTCCGGTATAGACGAGAAACAAATGGAGACGAAGTTACGTGAATATGAGCAGAAAATGCTTATGGCAGCAAACGCGGCCGCCGAAGGCACCGATGCAGATACAGTGTTGGCATCACCGGCGGACTCAAAAAACTGCCTAGAGTCTCCTCGTCAGCGATTGAAGAGTGAGGATGCCGCGGAGAGCGGTGATGAGGAGGAAGAGGATGAGCAAAAGTACGAAAGCGACTGCAAACCATCCACATCAGCGGCAGCTGCTGCGAAATCAACAACAACGCCAGCCATCAAAACAGACGCCGTGAAAAGTGAGGAGCATGAAGAGGAACGCGCGGAAGAGAAGAAGTTTCTTCCATATTTGAATGATACAAAAGCCGAGAGCGGTGTTGAGTGTAAGCCGAACAAAGAAGCCAACGATGCTGCCAACGGTGAAGCCAAAGAGCACGACTTCAACACGGTCAGACTGGAAATACGCATGGACGACATCGCCGGCATGTCTATACAGAATTTAGCCAATATGTCACTGCAAAATCTCACCACATTCCTGCAATACGACGTGCAAACGCCGCTCTCAATGACACCGGAAGAGCAAAAGCTAttagaggaagtaaaaaaaGAAGGTTTTCCCAAAAAATTGGTCGGTGCATATGTACCACGTGATCTACGCTACGGCTGGTGGAAGATCGACACTTTCGAAATGTTGCAACGCGTCATCGATTCGCTCGATCCGAGCGGTTTACGCGAACGCGACCTACAAGAGAATCTCTTGCGTTTCATGCAACAAGAAGATCCGCCCACCATCGGTATCAAATATCCACTTGCAAGCAAACCTGGCGAAGATGTGCCATACATGCAACCGGACAAACGACACGATTGGAACCCAAAGATAGCTAAGCGCACCGAACTCGCGCTGCTCGATCAACTGGAAGCTTTGGAGGACAAAATCGCCAGCGCCTCTATGCAACTGAAGAATTGGCAGCTACCGCCGCGCATTGAAAACGAAATCAATCTAGAACTGGAAGATATCACCGAAGAAGATTTCATCAGCATCATACCAATGATACGTGAACGCATCATCGATCTGGAGGCGAACATTGAGCGTCGCTACTTGAAACCGCCGCTCGGCTCGCAAACAGGTGACGCGCATTTGGCGGTCATCGCACAAAATCAGCACACCACCACACAGACACAGAactctgctgctgctgcggcgtTTCTCctgcaaatgcaacaacaacaagctgctGCTGCCCAACAACAACTGATCAATATGCAAACGCAACAAACACAGAATGTCATCAACGCTTCGGCCTTCAATGAGCGCGCCATGGCCATAGCGGCTGCAAATGCTGCCGCAGCCGCTGCTGCCGCTGGCAATGCGAGCGGCGATGCTGCGGGCGGTCACACAGCCAATACGAGCGGCAACAATTCGGGCGGCGACTCGCCGGCGAGCAATTGTGATAGTGAGAAGGACGAGAAGGTGGAGAATATACCCAAAGGCTTGGCTTCGTGGCGCGATGCGGTCGCGCGTTCGCACACCACAGCGCAGCTGGCGATGGCGCTCTACGTGCTGGAGTCGTGTGTCGCCTGGGACAAGAGCATAATGAAAGCG ACCAAAGCTAAAGCGAACAAGTCGACAAAAGATAAAAAATCCAAAAGTAGCAAAAATGAACCGCCTCCAAAAGCCAAATCCACAAAAAAGAAGCAAGACAAAGCGCCTGCGCAGCCCACACCGCGTTCCACACCAACCAGCGTACTAACCAAAGCGGCAAAGAAAGGCGCTAACCAAGAAGACAAGACGCCAGCAAGCGCAAAACGCGCCGAAACGTACAGCAAGCGAAAGCGTGAAAGTCCCGCGCCACAAGTGATGGACTCCAACGCGtcaaaagcaagcaaaaaagCAAAGACGCAAACCACAACAGCAGCGGCAGCGCAATCACCAAAGACGCAAACTACACCGTCCTCACGTTTCAGGTATCAACGCAAAGCCAAGACACCCACCACTGGCTATGTGATCAGCTACGTCGAGCCACCAAGTCCGTTCAGCGAGGACACACCGGTGGAGGAGGAGTCTAGCAACAGCAGCGCAAGTGTGCATGAGGCGCCAGCAAACGTGACAAGTGAGGAGCCGGAGCGCACCAAAACAAAAGTTAACGACGACGCGCGGCAGCCGAGCACGCCGAAGTCACATAAGCGCGCCAAATCGCACAAGCATAAGAAgcgcaagaagaagaagcatgaACTGGGCTCACAAAGTGAAGAGGAAGCCGACGTGACGTTGAGTGGTTCACCGGCGAAGGCATCGCGTATGAACGGCGTAGTGATCGCTACGAGTTGCGTCGAGAACGGCGGCGGCAGTTTGAATGGCGCCGAGTCCACCGGTGGCGCTAATCAGCATGGCAATGTCAATGGCGCTAAGCCGCCGCTAACCACGACAATCAAGTTCAATGTGAAAGCGCAAAATGAGAATAATGCGAAGAAGACGAGAAGCTCTAGCAACAAAAAGCACAAGCGGCGCAGATAA